A genomic window from Panthera tigris isolate Pti1 chromosome B4, P.tigris_Pti1_mat1.1, whole genome shotgun sequence includes:
- the LOC102965629 gene encoding methyltransferase-like protein 7A isoform X2 — MALIIFTLRLAIGILLFPMFLLNLLGLWNQICKKWFPYFLRRFTVMYNEQMASKKRELFSNLPEFAGPSGKLSLLEVGCGTGANFKFYPAGCRVTCIDPNPNFEKFLIKSVAENRHLQFERFVVAAGENMQQVADGSMDVVVCTLVLCSVQNQEQILQEVCRVLRPGGAFYFLEHVAAESSTWNYFWQQVLDPAWYLLFDGCNLTRESWKALERARFSKLELQHLQAPLPVELVRPHICGYAVK, encoded by the exons ATGGCGCTTATCATCTTTACGCTCCGGCTGGCCATCGGCATCCTGCTATTTCCCATGTTCCTGCTGAACCTTCTGGGCTTGTGGAACCAGATATGCAAAAAATGGTTCCCCTACTTCTTGCGGAGGTTCACCGTGATGTACAACGAACAGATGGCGAGCAAGAAGCGCGAGCTCTTCAGCAACCTGCCGGAGTTCGCGGGCCCCTCCGGGAAGCTCTCTCTGCTGGAAGTGGGCTGCGGCACCGGGGCCAACTTCAAGTTCTACCCGGCTGGATGCAGGGTGACTTGTATCGACCCCAACCCCAACTTTGAGAAGTTCTTGATCAAGAGCGTCGCCGAGAACCGACACCTGCAGTTCGAGCGCTTCGTGGTGGCTGCGGGGGAGAACATGCAGCAGGTGGCCGATGGCTCCATGGATGTGGTGGTCTGCACCCTGGTCCTGTGCTCCGTGCAGAACCAGGAGCAGATCCTCCAGGAGGTGTGCCGAGTGCTGAGGCCG ggAGGGGCTTTCTATTTCCTGGAGCATGTAGCCGCTGAGAGCTCAACTTGGAATTACTTCTGGCAACAAGTCCTGGATCCCGCATGGTACCTGCTGTTTGATGGGTGCAACCTGACCAGAGAGAGCTGGAAGGCCCTGGAACGGGCGCGCTTCTCTAAACTTGAGCTGCAGCACCTCCAGGCGCCGCTGCCCGTGGAGCTGGTGCGCCCTCACATCTGTGGATATGCTGTGAAATAG
- the LOC102965629 gene encoding methyltransferase-like protein 7A isoform X3 has translation MALIIFTLRLAIGILLFPMFLLNLLGLWNQICKKWFPYFLRRFTVMYNEQMASKKRELFSNLPEFAGPSGKLSLLEVGCGTGANFKFYPAGCRVTCIDPNPNFEKFLIKSVAENRHLQFERFVVAAGENMQQVADGSMDVVVCTLVLCSVQNQEQILQEVCRVLRPARRHTFVVIPTACGSDLSPRKMETGKGPWKKLFPCLRQLREATLVQISF, from the exons ATGGCGCTTATCATCTTTACGCTCCGGCTGGCCATCGGCATCCTGCTATTTCCCATGTTCCTGCTGAACCTTCTGGGCTTGTGGAACCAGATATGCAAAAAATGGTTCCCCTACTTCTTGCGGAGGTTCACCGTGATGTACAACGAACAGATGGCGAGCAAGAAGCGCGAGCTCTTCAGCAACCTGCCGGAGTTCGCGGGCCCCTCCGGGAAGCTCTCTCTGCTGGAAGTGGGCTGCGGCACCGGGGCCAACTTCAAGTTCTACCCGGCTGGATGCAGGGTGACTTGTATCGACCCCAACCCCAACTTTGAGAAGTTCTTGATCAAGAGCGTCGCCGAGAACCGACACCTGCAGTTCGAGCGCTTCGTGGTGGCTGCGGGGGAGAACATGCAGCAGGTGGCCGATGGCTCCATGGATGTGGTGGTCTGCACCCTGGTCCTGTGCTCCGTGCAGAACCAGGAGCAGATCCTCCAGGAGGTGTGCCGAGTGCTGAGGCCG GCCAGAAGACACACGTTTGTGGTCATTCCGACAGCCTGTGGAAGTGACCTAAGCCCGCGCAAAATGGAAACCGGAAAAG GCCCCTGGAAGAAACTGTTCCCTTGCCTTCGCCAGCTTCGTGAGGCCACGCTGGTTCAAATCTCTTTCTGA